The Desmonostoc muscorum LEGE 12446 genome includes a region encoding these proteins:
- a CDS encoding esterase-like activity of phytase family protein, with the protein MMAIELVGFASLPADTYGDGPVSGEEISGNGRTGPFPGQPIQGFSGVQFANSNSLYFLSDNGYGSKDNSEDFLLRIHRLDPNFKGIENGDATVKILDYIQLSDPNNKIPFQIVNEGTTNRLLTGADFDVESFVFDKDGTIWVGEEFGPYLLHFDATGKLLEAPIATPDQFKTLDGKAPLVIGHRGASGKLPEHTLEAYKQAIADGADFIEPDLVVTKDGVLIARHEPALAILNADGSVNFSNTTTDVYDITKYPQFADRLKTVSLDGTQITGWFAEDFTLEEIKSLKAIQRLPFRDQSFNGEFEIPTLAEIIDLVKEVEAETGKKIGIYPETKHPTYFAQEATYVGTTQKINRNISEILIETLKAEHFTDPDRIFIQSFEVGNLKDLHDRIMPNAGVDIPLIQLLDAAGIQLNGTLIETQPYDLEVSNDSRTYGDLRTAQGLAEIATYADGIGPWKRMIVSVRGTDANNDGSADDINNDGVVNEADRTLLAPTTLVQDAHNAGLEVHPYTFRDEDLYLAADYKGNPELEFQQFFQLGVDALFTDFPDTGDKVRDFLSNPQNNLVRSPQNPDVLSGDAFANLGGSKGFEGGAINASKTKLYMLLEGTVQGDTPGALRINEFDLASHKYTDRKLYYKLENPGYAIGDLAVINDNEYLVIERDNGQGASAQFKKIFKIDLSKTDSNGYVAKQEIANLLNIQDPNDLNGDGKTTFDFPFVTIENVLVVDKNTILVANDNNYPFSTGRPGNDPQNPVIDNNEIILLKLENSLNLAPGLGQPQAEEINFGSTTSDDIITEPNQTLFTGDGADFVEGAEGNTIEAGKGDDTVLVGSDSSVSGGEGDDEIFIGQNGAAENTNADGGNGDDVITVVEAGGSNNLFGAAGADTLTVIEGSRQLSFGGSGNDSVRSEGSNNRLYGGSGDDILFSNLNDSLFGGDGDDVLFAGEKGGNRLSGGTGIDQFWIANASLPTSKNIISDFAIAIDKIGLGGIGVTQFSALTLLQQGSDTLVKVGNTELASLLGITSTSLTANDFVFSASAV; encoded by the coding sequence ATTATGGCAATTGAATTAGTAGGTTTTGCCTCTTTACCCGCTGATACCTATGGTGATGGGCCGGTTTCTGGTGAGGAAATTTCCGGAAATGGTAGAACCGGGCCTTTTCCAGGACAACCAATACAAGGCTTTAGCGGTGTACAGTTTGCTAACAGCAACTCTCTCTATTTCCTCTCAGATAATGGTTACGGTAGCAAAGATAATAGTGAAGACTTTTTGTTACGTATCCATCGTTTAGACCCCAATTTTAAGGGAATAGAAAATGGCGATGCCACTGTTAAAATTTTAGATTACATTCAACTGTCTGACCCTAACAACAAAATTCCTTTCCAAATAGTTAATGAAGGCACTACCAATAGATTACTAACTGGTGCCGATTTTGATGTGGAGTCATTTGTCTTTGACAAAGATGGGACAATCTGGGTGGGAGAAGAATTTGGCCCTTACCTGCTACATTTTGATGCCACTGGTAAATTATTAGAAGCTCCCATTGCTACACCTGACCAATTCAAAACCCTAGATGGAAAAGCACCATTAGTTATCGGTCATAGAGGTGCTAGTGGAAAGCTTCCAGAACATACTCTAGAAGCCTACAAACAAGCAATTGCAGACGGTGCTGATTTTATTGAGCCTGATTTAGTAGTTACAAAAGATGGTGTGTTAATTGCTCGCCATGAACCTGCTTTGGCAATTTTGAATGCTGATGGTAGTGTCAATTTCAGCAATACAACCACAGACGTTTACGATATTACCAAATATCCACAGTTTGCCGATCGCCTGAAAACAGTCAGCCTCGATGGAACTCAAATCACAGGCTGGTTTGCTGAAGATTTTACTCTCGAAGAAATCAAGAGTTTAAAAGCCATACAGCGTCTCCCTTTCCGCGATCAATCTTTTAATGGTGAATTTGAAATTCCTACCCTAGCCGAAATCATCGATTTGGTGAAAGAGGTAGAAGCCGAGACTGGTAAAAAAATCGGCATTTATCCTGAAACCAAGCACCCGACCTATTTCGCCCAAGAAGCGACCTATGTAGGCACCACACAGAAGATTAATAGAAACATCAGTGAAATACTCATTGAGACACTCAAAGCTGAGCATTTCACCGATCCCGATCGCATTTTCATCCAGTCCTTTGAAGTCGGTAACCTCAAGGATCTACACGATCGCATTATGCCGAATGCAGGTGTAGATATCCCACTCATCCAACTTCTAGACGCAGCCGGCATTCAGCTAAATGGTACCCTCATCGAAACTCAGCCTTATGATTTGGAAGTCAGTAATGACTCTCGCACATATGGAGATTTACGAACTGCCCAAGGCTTGGCTGAAATTGCCACTTATGCTGATGGTATTGGGCCTTGGAAACGGATGATTGTTAGTGTCAGAGGTACTGATGCTAATAACGATGGTTCGGCAGATGATATCAACAACGACGGCGTAGTGAATGAAGCTGACAGAACGCTGTTAGCTCCTACGACCTTAGTTCAAGATGCTCACAATGCAGGTTTAGAGGTGCATCCCTACACCTTCCGTGACGAAGACCTCTACCTCGCAGCAGATTACAAAGGTAATCCAGAACTAGAATTTCAGCAGTTCTTTCAATTAGGCGTAGATGCACTGTTCACAGACTTCCCAGACACAGGGGATAAAGTGCGGGATTTCTTGAGTAATCCTCAGAATAACTTAGTGCGATCGCCACAAAATCCCGATGTTCTCTCAGGAGACGCTTTTGCTAACTTGGGAGGTTCCAAAGGTTTTGAAGGCGGAGCAATCAACGCTAGCAAAACCAAACTCTACATGCTGCTAGAGGGTACTGTTCAAGGCGATACTCCTGGTGCTTTGCGGATCAACGAATTTGATTTAGCCAGCCACAAGTATACTGATAGAAAACTCTACTACAAACTAGAAAATCCTGGATATGCGATCGGGGATTTAGCAGTCATTAATGACAATGAGTACTTAGTTATTGAGCGCGATAATGGTCAAGGAGCTTCTGCTCAATTCAAAAAGATTTTCAAAATAGACCTGTCTAAAACAGATTCTAATGGCTATGTAGCTAAACAAGAAATTGCCAACTTATTGAATATCCAAGACCCCAACGACCTCAACGGCGATGGCAAAACCACCTTCGACTTCCCATTTGTCACAATTGAAAATGTTTTAGTTGTTGACAAAAATACCATTTTGGTTGCCAATGACAACAACTATCCCTTCTCAACAGGTCGTCCTGGAAATGATCCTCAAAATCCAGTCATCGACAACAACGAAATTATTCTCCTGAAATTGGAGAATTCCCTCAATCTTGCTCCAGGTTTAGGTCAACCCCAAGCTGAAGAAATTAACTTTGGCTCCACCACCAGTGATGATATTATTACCGAGCCAAATCAAACTTTATTCACAGGGGATGGTGCAGACTTTGTAGAAGGTGCTGAAGGTAACACAATCGAAGCCGGAAAAGGTGACGATACCGTACTCGTAGGTAGTGACTCTTCAGTATCCGGGGGAGAGGGTGACGACGAGATATTTATTGGTCAAAATGGCGCGGCTGAAAACACCAATGCTGATGGTGGTAATGGTGATGATGTGATTACCGTGGTGGAAGCTGGTGGTAGTAATAATTTATTTGGAGCCGCAGGTGCTGATACTCTCACGGTCATTGAAGGTTCTCGCCAATTATCATTCGGTGGTTCAGGCAATGATAGCGTCAGAAGTGAAGGTAGCAATAACCGTTTGTATGGCGGTTCTGGTGATGACATCCTGTTCTCAAATCTGAATGACTCCTTGTTTGGTGGGGATGGTGATGATGTCCTATTTGCTGGTGAAAAAGGTGGCAACCGCCTCAGTGGTGGTACTGGTATCGACCAATTCTGGATTGCTAATGCGAGTTTGCCAACTAGCAAGAACATCATTAGTGATTTTGCGATCGCCATTGATAAAATCGGGCTTGGTGGTATTGGCGTCACTCAATTTAGTGCCTTAACTCTATTGCAACAGGGTAGTGATACTCTGGTGAAAGTCGGAAATACAGAGTTGGCTTCATTGCTGGGAATTACATCGACTAGCCTCACAGCAAATGACTTCGTTTTCTCAGCTAGTGCGGTTTAG